The following is a genomic window from Crossiella equi.
GAACATGGCGCTGACGCTGTCCGGCGAGCACGAGGTGCGCCTGGTCAGCATCAACAAGAGCTTCGCGCCGCCGCCCGCGCCGTTCCAGGTGGTCCAGGCCCCGCAGCGCGACCTGCCGCACCACGTGGAGTGGGCGGACGTGGTGGTGCTGCAGGGCCACGTGCTGGAGCTGGTGCCCTCGCTCAAGCAGAAGAGCTCCACCAAGATCGTGGTCTGCGACGTCTACGACCCGATGCACCTGGAACTGCTGGAGCAGAGCAAGGACTCCGACGACGAGCGCCGCGCCAAGGACGTCATCGGCGTGACCAAGGTGCTCAACGCCCAGCTCCAGCGCGGTGACTTCTTCCTGTGCGCCTCCGAGCGACAGCGGCACTTCTGGCTGGGCAACCTGATGGCTCTGGGCCGCCTGACCCCCTCCCTCTACGATGCCGACCCGACCGCGCAGTCGCTGATCTCGGTGGCCCCGTTCGGCCTGCCCGGCAAGGCGCCGGAGCGCACCGGCCGGGGCATCCGGGGCGTGGCGCCCAACATCGCCGAGACCGACAAGGTCGTGCTGTGGGCGGGCGGGGTCTACAGCTGGTTCGACCCGCTGACCCTGATCAAGTCGGTGGACCTGTTGCGGCACAAGCGCGAGGACCTCCGGCTGTTCTTCCTCGGCATGCGCCACCCGAACCCGGACGTGCCGGAGATGGGCATCACCGCCGACACCCGGCGGCTGGCCCACCAGCTCGGCCTGGTCAACCAGCACGTGTTCTTCAACGAGAGCTGGGTGCCCTACCACCAGCGGCAGAACTTCCTGCTCGACGCCGACTGCGGCGTGACCACGCACTACGAGCACGTGGAGACCACCTTCGCCTTCCGCACCCGGGTGCTGGACTACCTGTGGGCCGGGCTGCCGATCGTCACCACCGACGGCGACTCCTTCGCCGACCTGGTGGAGGCCGAGGGCCTGGGCCTGGTGGTGCCCGCCGAGGACGTCGAGCAGCTGGCGCACGCGCTGGACCTGGTGCTCTACGACACGAAGTTCGCCGCCGACTGCCGGGAGCGCATCGCCGCCGTGCGGGAGCGCTTCACCTGGGAGAACGCGCTGGCGCCGCTGGTGGAGTTCTGCCGCAACCCGCGTCCGGCGGCCGACCGGCTCTCCTCCCGCTCGCCGCTGACGAGGACCCCGCCGATGAACTCCAGCCAGAAGCTGCGCCGCGACCTCGGCCTGTTCCGCGAGTACCTGAACGCGGGCGGCGCGGGCGAGGTGGCCCGGCGGGCCGGGGGCCGGATCGCCCGGCTGGCGAAGGACCGCCTGCGGGGCGGGGACGAGAACAGCAAGTGAGAGGGACGACTGACGTGAAGCCGCTCCGGGTGCTGCTCGACGGCAACCCGCTGCTCGGGGACCGCACCGGGGTGGGCCGGTACACCGCCGCGCTGGCGGAGGAGCTCGCCTCCATGTCCACTGTGGACGTCCGCGCGGTGGCGTTCACCCTGCGCGGCTGGCGGGCGCTGCGCGCGGCCGTGCCGCACGGGGTGCGCGCACGGGGTCTGCCGGTGCCCGCGCGGCTGCTGCGCGCGGCCTGGCTGCGCTCGCCGCTGCCGCCGGTGGAGCTGTTCGCCGGGCTGACCGACGTGGTGCACGCGACGAACTTCGTGCTGCCGCCCGCGCTCCGGGCCGGTGGCGTGCTCACCATCCACGACCTGGCCTTCCTGGACGCCCCGCAGGAGATCCCGAGCAGCGAGGCCGACCTGCCGGAGCTGGTGCGCCGCTCGGCCAAGCGCGCGGACGTGGTGGTCACCCCGACCCAGGCGGTGGCCCAGAACGTCACCGAGCGGCTGGGTGTGCCCGCCGACCGCGTACGGGTCACCCCGCTCGGCGTGGACCCGGCGTGGTTCGTGGCCCGGCCGCCGAGTGAGAACCTGCGCCGACGGCTGCACCTGCCCGAGCAGTACCTGCTCTTCGTCGGCGCGGAGGGCCCGCGCAAGGGCCTGGCCGGGCTGCTGGCCGCGCACGCCGCGGACGAGAGCCTGCCGCCGCTGGTGCTGGTCGGCCCCGGTACCGACGAGGTGGGCGGCGACCCCAAGCGGGTGCTGCGCACCGGCTACCTGTCCGAGCTGGACCTGCGCCGGGTGGTCGCGGGCGCGGCGCTGCTGGTGCTGCCGTCGCGGGACGAGGGCTTCGGGCTGCCGGTGCTGGAGGCCATGGCCTGCGGCGTCCCGGTGGTCTGCTCGGATGTGCCCGCGCTGCGCGAGGTCGCGGGCGGGCTGGCCACGCTGGTGCCGGTCGGCGACGTGGAAGCGCTCACCAGCGCACTGGCGTCCACTATGGACGTTGGGGTCACCCCGGACACGCTGTCCGCGCGCCGGGCCCGTGCCTCGGAGTTCACCTGGCGGCGCTGCGCGGAGGAGACCGTGGCGGCATACCGCCAGGCAGCAGGGTGACCGCCGGGCAACGCGACCATCACGACGGAGTAACCCACTGCTCCAAACGCGTTCCAGGGGCGTGAATCTCCTCGTGACCGCGTCCCGGTGCGGCCATCATGGGTGCCATGACCCCTGGCGAGGAAGCCGAGTCGGCGCTCAAGGAGCTGCACGCCTCCCTCGACGAGCGGCGGCGTCCGGAGGACGTGGCCGAGCTGGTGCTCCAGGTGCTCGGCCCCCGGCTGCGGCCGGAGGAGGCCGCGCTGCTCGGGGTCGCGGCGGCCGGGGCGCGGGGCAACGGGTTCCACACCTCGATGCCGGAGGACTTCGCCCGCCCGGTCGGCGGGGCGGCTCAGCTGGCGTGCGCGGCCAAGGTCTTCGACCTGCCCGAGCCGCCCGCGGTGAACCCGGACGACCCGGCGGCGCTGCGCGCGGTGGCCAACGGCCTGGGTGAGGCCCTCGGCTGGCACACCGACCACGCCGACTTCCTGGCCCACCGCCTGGACCGCGGCGAACGGCAGCGCGAGGGCATCGAGCTGACCGCGCGCCAGTACAACCGGCGCTGGCGGGCACTGCACCGGCTGGCGGCCAAGGCCAAGCAGCTGGAGCACGAGCAGTTCAAGCGGCGGCTGGCGATGCTCGCCCGCTCCGGTTTCGCCTGCCAGCTGGAGTACGAGCGCTTCCGCACCGACCTGGACGCGGCCTGCTTCATCGCCTACTACACCGCGCGCCGCAACCTGCGCCGCGAGTTCTCCCTCAGCGGCCGCGCCAACCCCTTCGACCAGATCTCCGACGCCCTGCTGGCCCGCTGCGAACGCGGCGAGCGCACCGACTGGGCCATGGTGGCACTGGTGCTGCCGACCCCGGAGGTGCTGGACCGGCTCTCCGACGCCCAGCGCGGCGAGCTGCTGGGCCGCTGGTCCTCGGTGATGCACCAGGCCGCCACCCTGCTGGGACGCATGTGGCGCGCGGGCGCCTTCGACCGGGTCCGGATGGTTGTGCGCAGGGGCAACGACTCCAGCACGTGGAACCTGGTGGCCCAGGGCTACAACACCGCCCGCGCGGCCTGGCTGTCCTGCCTGGCGGCCACCGGCATGGAACGGCTGCTGGACGTGGCCTGCCCGGGCAAGGTGATGCGGCTGATGGCCGCCGACCTGGTGCAGTGGCACGCGGCGGGCACCGGCGAGCTGTCCCCGGACACCGCGGTCTGGGCCGGGCTGCCGCTGCCCTGGGACGTGCTGGACGGCCACGTGGAGTGCGGCCGGGCCAAGGTCGAACAGGTCTGCGAACGGGTGGGCCTGGACCCGAGGCTGTCCGGCTGGACCGCGCCGCGCCCGGCCGGGGCGGTGGCCGGGTTCAGCCCGACCCCCGAGCTGGTGCACGGCGTGAGCATCGCCGACCCGGCCTGGGCGCAGGTGTTGCGCCGGTCGGGCTACTTCAGTGGCAGGCCAATCGGGCGAACTTCTGGCGCGGGCGACTAGTTCTCCGCCACACTGGGACGCTCCGGCAGCAGTTCGACTCGCTGTAGCTCAGTGGTAGAGCGCTCGGCTCTCAGGACCGAGTAGTCACCGGTTCGAGCCCGGTCAGCGAGGCACCAGGTCGTGTCCGGGGCTGACACGACCTACTCGGGGTTGATCAGCAAACACCCCGTGGCGTGCACCGTGGCGGCGTGCCCCGGCTGCACCAGCGTGGTCGAGTCCGGCTCCACGATCAGGGCCGGGCCGCTGACCACGTTGCCCGCCAACAGCTTGGCCCGGTCGTAGACGTCCGCGGCCACCAGCTCCGCGTCCACCACGATCTTGGCCTGGCGCAGCAGCGCGTCCGGGATCGGGTTGCGGCGGCCGGGCAGCGGCACGTGGCTGTGCACCGCCGGACGCGGGCCGCGGACCACCACGCGCAGCGCCTGGACCTCGGCGTCCGGCTCGATGCCCAGCGCGACCCTGGGGTCCTCCGCGGCCAGCACCTTCTCGTCCACCTCGGCCAGCAGCTCGGTGACCAGGCCGCCCGCGCCGCGCACGGTCAGGTCGGCCTGCGCACACAGCTGCTCGCGGGGCACCCCGCGCGCGAGGAGGCGGTCCGAGGCGGTGCGCACCAGCTCGGCCAGCACCGCGTGCAGCCGGGCCGGGCCCGCACCGGCCAGTCCGGGCGCGACGGCCTCCTCGTTCGGCTCGGCCCCGGCCAGGCCGTAGGCGCCGAGCGTGCCCGGGGAGGGCGGCACGATGACCGGCCAGGTGCCCGCGATCCGGGCCAGCGCGTTGGCGTGCAAGGGGCCCGCGCCGCCGAAGACCACCAGCGGGAAGTCGTGCGGGTCGTGCCCGTTGCGCACCGCGACCAGCCGCAACGCGCGGAACAGCTTGTCGTTGACCATGGCCAGCACCTCGCCCGCCGCGCGCTCCGGGCTGGGCAGCGCCAGGGCGTCGGCCAGTGCGGCGACCGCCTTGCGGCCGCCCGCCACGTCCAGCTTCACGCGCCCGCCCGCGATGGCGTCCGGCAGGTAGCCCAGGGCCAGGTTGACATCGGTGACGGTGGGCTTGGTGCCGCCGTTGCGGTAGGAGATCGGGCCGGGCATGGCACCGGCGGAGGCCGGGCCGATGCGCAGCTCCATGGT
Proteins encoded in this region:
- a CDS encoding glycosyltransferase, which translates into the protein MAEQAALPLVSVVVVNYRGAEDTITCLKALREQLDYPSERLQLICVDNASGDGSAERIEAAVDGVMLVRAPANLGFAGGCNLGVEHAHGDVLAFLNNDARPHPQWVRAAVAVLRDEPTIGAVASKVLDWDGQHIDFVDGGLTWFGMGYKRHAGEPDDGAHDAPRDVLFGTGSALFVRARLFRALHGFDERFFMFYEDVDLGWRLNLRGWRVRYEPASLTYHRHHGSMGGVHSAREYYLLERNALAMLYKNLSDASLARVLPAALALAVRRSTARGELDPTQLEITRRPADKAEDEAPVQISRETLAGFLAIDQFVELLPSLGPSRAEEQAARVCTDHDLLPLMRKAMEPAYPLPRYLAAHDVLVKAFGLDEVFGRPRRILVITGDVVAERMAGPAIRAWNMALTLSGEHEVRLVSINKSFAPPPAPFQVVQAPQRDLPHHVEWADVVVLQGHVLELVPSLKQKSSTKIVVCDVYDPMHLELLEQSKDSDDERRAKDVIGVTKVLNAQLQRGDFFLCASERQRHFWLGNLMALGRLTPSLYDADPTAQSLISVAPFGLPGKAPERTGRGIRGVAPNIAETDKVVLWAGGVYSWFDPLTLIKSVDLLRHKREDLRLFFLGMRHPNPDVPEMGITADTRRLAHQLGLVNQHVFFNESWVPYHQRQNFLLDADCGVTTHYEHVETTFAFRTRVLDYLWAGLPIVTTDGDSFADLVEAEGLGLVVPAEDVEQLAHALDLVLYDTKFAADCRERIAAVRERFTWENALAPLVEFCRNPRPAADRLSSRSPLTRTPPMNSSQKLRRDLGLFREYLNAGGAGEVARRAGGRIARLAKDRLRGGDENSK
- a CDS encoding glycosyltransferase family 4 protein — encoded protein: MKPLRVLLDGNPLLGDRTGVGRYTAALAEELASMSTVDVRAVAFTLRGWRALRAAVPHGVRARGLPVPARLLRAAWLRSPLPPVELFAGLTDVVHATNFVLPPALRAGGVLTIHDLAFLDAPQEIPSSEADLPELVRRSAKRADVVVTPTQAVAQNVTERLGVPADRVRVTPLGVDPAWFVARPPSENLRRRLHLPEQYLLFVGAEGPRKGLAGLLAAHAADESLPPLVLVGPGTDEVGGDPKRVLRTGYLSELDLRRVVAGAALLVLPSRDEGFGLPVLEAMACGVPVVCSDVPALREVAGGLATLVPVGDVEALTSALASTMDVGVTPDTLSARRARASEFTWRRCAEETVAAYRQAAG
- a CDS encoding hydantoinase/oxoprolinase family protein, which translates into the protein MGGYRLGVDVGDTFTDVLLVDERTGAAFRAKCPTTPHNLAAAVLNGIRDTCRAAGVDPTLIGHVLHGGTAAGNAILQGSGARVGLVTTTGFRQVLQLARSYAAEPLARPEDTIEVTERIAADGVLVRPLDTAAARIALRRLRAARVEALTISLLNAVANDSHERLLGELAAEELPGIPVTLSAHALHEPREYERTATAVVNSYLRPLAAKTQRDLAEALASAGIPARVSVPRNDGRPTTAGHSVERPIATLSSGRAGGVRAAAHFAALAGYPDVLTLDLGGSSADVALVRDGQVPLERHTSVGDLTVRAPGVDVHTIALGGCSLVRVSKSTMELRIGPASAGAMPGPISYRNGGTKPTVTDVNLALGYLPDAIAGGRVKLDVAGGRKAVAALADALALPSPERAAGEVLAMVNDKLFRALRLVAVRNGHDPHDFPLVVFGGAGPLHANALARIAGTWPVIVPPSPGTLGAYGLAGAEPNEEAVAPGLAGAGPARLHAVLAELVRTASDRLLARGVPREQLCAQADLTVRGAGGLVTELLAEVDEKVLAAEDPRVALGIEPDAEVQALRVVVRGPRPAVHSHVPLPGRRNPIPDALLRQAKIVVDAELVAADVYDRAKLLAGNVVSGPALIVEPDSTTLVQPGHAATVHATGCLLINPE